A genome region from Calditrichota bacterium includes the following:
- a CDS encoding KH domain-containing protein, giving the protein MKEFVEYIVKHLVDDPDQVRVSEVYGETTIVYELRVARQDMGKVIGKNGRTAHAIRVLLSAVARKSGRHATLEILE; this is encoded by the coding sequence ATGAAGGAATTCGTGGAGTACATTGTCAAACACCTGGTGGACGACCCGGATCAGGTCAGGGTGTCCGAGGTGTACGGGGAGACGACGATCGTCTATGAACTGCGCGTGGCCCGGCAAGATATGGGGAAGGTCATCGGCAAAAATGGGCGGACCGCCCATGCCATCCGCGTATTGTTGAGTGCGGTAGCCCGCAAGTCGGGGAGGCACGCCACGCTGGAAATCCTCGAGTAG